A window of Proteus columbae contains these coding sequences:
- a CDS encoding electron transport complex subunit E translates to MNSIKTLFSQGLWTNNSALVQLLGLCPLLAVSSTATNALGLGLATTLVLFCTNVAVSSLRRWVPSEIRIPIYVMIIASVVSAVQLLINAYAYGLYQSLGIFIPLIVTNCIVIGRAEAFAAKNEVFPSAIDGLAMGLGATAALFVLGAMREILGNGTLFDGADLLLGEWAQVLRVEIVHLDSPFLLAILPPGAFIGLGFMLAAKYLIDERQKKRSTSTTKTYEKEQGCGSHIVKN, encoded by the coding sequence ATGAACTCTATCAAAACGCTATTTTCACAAGGGTTATGGACCAATAACTCAGCTTTAGTTCAACTACTGGGTTTATGTCCTTTACTTGCTGTTTCTTCTACTGCCACTAACGCATTAGGCTTGGGGCTTGCAACAACATTAGTGCTCTTTTGTACTAATGTGGCGGTTTCAAGTTTACGTCGTTGGGTTCCTTCTGAAATTCGAATCCCAATTTATGTTATGATAATTGCGTCTGTCGTCAGTGCTGTGCAATTACTAATCAATGCGTATGCCTACGGCTTATATCAATCTTTAGGGATCTTCATTCCATTGATCGTTACTAACTGTATTGTTATTGGTCGTGCTGAAGCTTTTGCCGCTAAAAATGAAGTCTTTCCTTCCGCTATTGATGGTTTAGCAATGGGATTAGGCGCAACAGCAGCACTCTTTGTTTTAGGTGCAATGCGTGAAATTTTAGGTAACGGCACATTATTTGATGGTGCAGATTTACTATTAGGTGAATGGGCACAAGTATTAAGAGTTGAGATAGTACATTTAGACTCACCCTTCTTACTCGCCATTTTACCACCCGGTGCTTTTATCGGCTTAGGCTTTATGTTAGCAGCAAAATACCTTATCGATGAAAGACAGAAAAAGCGCAGCACTTCGACAACGAAAACTTACGAAAAAGAGCAAGGCTGTGGTAGTCATATCGTCAAAAATTAA
- the rsxD gene encoding electron transport complex subunit RsxD, translating into MKFGPIQNNNSKLKIASSPFTHNQQSTSQVMLWVTLAALPGILSQIYFFGLGTIYQIVIAIIVALVTEALCVKLKKEDPLLYLKDNSALLTGVLLAISIPPLAPWWIIVLGTFVAIVIAKHIYGGLGQNPFNPAMVGYVVLLISFPVQMTSWMPPVELQAVSYNVMDSLSIFFTGHTSSGLTLEDLRRSVDGITQATPLDSFKTGLLTHPINEVLATPILQGEFAGIGWQWVNVAYLVGGLILLYKRIISWHIPVAMISVLALCSVISWGIDPTRYSQPLLQLFSGATMLGAFFIATDPVSASTTPKGRLIYAGMIGLLVWIIRVYGGYPDAVAFSVLLANIAVPLIDSYTRPRVYGH; encoded by the coding sequence ATGAAATTCGGACCAATACAAAATAACAATAGTAAATTAAAAATTGCGAGTTCACCTTTTACGCATAATCAACAGTCCACCAGCCAAGTTATGCTATGGGTAACATTAGCGGCACTTCCTGGGATCTTAAGCCAGATCTATTTCTTTGGCTTAGGAACCATTTACCAAATTGTGATAGCTATTATCGTGGCGCTTGTTACTGAAGCACTTTGCGTAAAGCTCAAAAAAGAAGATCCCTTACTTTATCTGAAAGACAATTCAGCGCTGTTGACTGGTGTATTGCTCGCCATTAGTATTCCGCCTTTAGCACCATGGTGGATCATTGTTTTAGGTACTTTTGTTGCTATTGTTATCGCAAAACATATTTATGGTGGCTTAGGACAAAATCCATTTAATCCCGCAATGGTGGGTTATGTGGTTTTGCTGATCTCATTCCCAGTACAAATGACATCTTGGATGCCTCCCGTTGAATTACAGGCTGTCTCTTACAATGTCATGGATAGTTTAAGCATCTTCTTTACAGGGCATACCTCTTCTGGCTTAACGCTTGAAGATTTAAGACGTTCTGTCGATGGCATTACACAAGCAACACCTCTTGATAGCTTTAAAACAGGTTTATTAACTCACCCAATTAATGAAGTCTTAGCGACACCTATTTTACAAGGTGAATTTGCAGGCATTGGCTGGCAATGGGTGAATGTAGCTTATTTAGTTGGCGGATTAATCCTGCTTTATAAACGCATTATTAGCTGGCATATCCCTGTTGCGATGATTTCTGTATTAGCACTATGTTCGGTTATTAGCTGGGGTATTGATCCTACGCGTTATTCACAACCGCTATTACAGCTCTTCTCAGGTGCAACAATGTTAGGAGCCTTCTTTATTGCGACCGATCCGGTTAGCGCCTCAACAACCCCTAAGGGGCGTTTAATTTATGCGGGCATGATTGGTTTATTAGTTTGGATTATCCGTGTCTATGGCGGATACCCAGATGCAGTCGCCTTCTCTGTATTGCTTGCCAATATTGCCGTACCGCTCATTGATAGCTATACACGCCCTCGTGTTTACGGACATTAA
- the rsxB gene encoding electron transport complex subunit RsxB — translation MNSLWIAIGVLGALGLIFGLILGYSARRFKVEEDPIVEKIDAILPQSQCGQCGHPGCRPYADAVANNGEMINRCAPGGEQVMLKIAELMGVDPQPLDGDEEALNPIRKVALIDEDNCIGCTKCIQACPVDAIVGATRAMHTVIEDLCTGCDLCVPPCPTDCITLVPVKVTTSNWKWDLNTIPVKNIPAEPEETPEDEPSLKAEDSAHV, via the coding sequence ATGAATTCTTTATGGATAGCAATTGGCGTACTGGGTGCGCTAGGTCTTATCTTTGGGCTAATTTTGGGCTATTCCGCACGTCGTTTTAAAGTGGAAGAAGATCCTATTGTCGAAAAAATTGACGCGATATTACCACAAAGCCAATGCGGACAATGTGGTCATCCTGGTTGTCGTCCTTATGCCGATGCAGTCGCAAACAATGGTGAAATGATTAACCGTTGTGCACCGGGTGGCGAACAAGTGATGTTAAAAATCGCTGAGTTGATGGGTGTTGATCCTCAACCGCTTGATGGTGACGAAGAAGCGTTAAATCCAATTAGAAAAGTCGCCTTAATCGATGAAGATAATTGCATAGGATGTACTAAGTGTATTCAAGCATGCCCTGTTGATGCCATTGTGGGCGCAACACGAGCTATGCACACCGTTATTGAAGACTTATGTACGGGCTGTGACTTATGTGTTCCACCTTGCCCTACTGATTGTATAACCTTGGTTCCTGTCAAAGTCACAACCTCGAACTGGAAATGGGATTTAAACACAATCCCTGTTAAAAACATTCCAGCAGAGCCTGAAGAAACACCTGAAGATGAACCGTCATTAAAGGCGGAGGATAGCGCTCATGTTTAA
- the rsxG gene encoding electron transport complex subunit RsxG produces the protein MIEILKRHGLTLAIFAACTTGLTAVVYHLTADTIAEQVALEKQKLLDQVIPQSMYNNDLSKDCYLLTAPELGNTKPHKLYVARLDGKPVAAALESTAPDGYSGAIELLVGADFKANVLGVRVTAHNETPGLGDKIETRISDWITTLSNRFISSENDPHWAVKKDGGDFDQFTGATITPRAVVNSSKRTAWLIQSLPEKLDTLPVCEAN, from the coding sequence ATGATCGAAATCTTAAAACGTCATGGGTTAACATTAGCTATCTTTGCTGCCTGTACGACAGGTTTAACTGCGGTGGTTTATCACTTAACCGCAGACACCATTGCAGAACAAGTCGCTTTAGAGAAACAAAAATTATTAGATCAGGTGATCCCACAATCAATGTATAACAACGATCTCTCTAAAGATTGTTATCTACTCACGGCACCTGAATTAGGGAATACAAAACCACATAAGCTTTATGTTGCCCGTTTAGACGGCAAACCTGTTGCAGCCGCATTAGAATCTACCGCTCCTGATGGATATTCAGGCGCAATTGAGCTTCTTGTAGGCGCCGACTTTAAAGCAAATGTCCTTGGTGTACGTGTTACTGCTCATAATGAAACGCCAGGGTTAGGGGATAAAATTGAAACACGTATTTCTGATTGGATCACGACATTGAGCAATAGATTCATTTCCAGTGAAAACGATCCGCACTGGGCAGTAAAAAAAGATGGTGGCGATTTTGATCAATTCACGGGCGCGACGATCACCCCTCGCGCCGTTGTTAACTCATCAAAGCGCACTGCTTGGCTAATACAATCTTTACCAGAGAAGTTGGATACACTTCCTGTCTGTGAGGCGAATTAA
- a CDS encoding exoribonuclease II, with protein MFQDNPLLAQLKQQLHAQTPRVEGLVKGTDKGFGFLEVDGQKSYFIPPPQMKKVMHGDRVIAAVHTNGDKESVEPEELVEPFLTRFVGRIQKKEGDNRLWIVPDHPLLKDAIPCRPAQGLTHSFVDQDWAVAVMRRHPLNKGDKGFQAEITDYITDKDDHFAPWWVTLMRHQLERDAPEMGDEALTLHDTLPREDLTSLSFVTIDSASTEDMDDALFIRKEENGQLTLFIAIADPTAYILPNSELDKIAAQRALTNYLPGFNIPMLPRELSDNVCSLRPNEKRPALVCQVSITEDGSLLEDIHFYSAWVESKAKLVYDHISDWLEGENTQWQPENEIVHEQVMLLKEMCEKRHEWREKHALVFKERPDYRFILDEGGNVLDIVAEKRRIANRIVEEAMITANICAAKVLAKNLGFGVYNVHTGFDPLYIDQVVQTLKDNGIETTSESLLTLEGFCQLRRELDNQPNQFLDSRIRRFQNFAEIKAEPGPHFGLGLEAYATWTSPIRKYSDILNHRLLKAIISKESAEKPQEEDGIRIAERRRANRMAERDVGDWLYARFLKPFAGTETPFNAEIIDITRGGVRVRLVENGAVAFIPAPFLHAVRDEIQCSQETGTVIVKGETAYKLNDIIPVRIEDVKLETRNIVARPI; from the coding sequence ATGTTTCAAGACAATCCGCTGCTTGCACAGCTAAAACAGCAACTCCATGCCCAAACACCGCGCGTGGAAGGCCTTGTAAAGGGAACAGATAAAGGCTTTGGCTTCCTTGAAGTTGATGGTCAGAAAAGCTATTTTATTCCCCCTCCGCAAATGAAAAAAGTGATGCACGGCGACAGAGTTATTGCTGCCGTTCATACAAACGGCGATAAAGAATCGGTTGAACCCGAAGAATTGGTTGAACCTTTCTTAACGCGTTTTGTTGGTCGTATTCAGAAAAAAGAAGGTGATAACCGTCTGTGGATAGTACCCGATCACCCTCTCTTAAAAGATGCTATTCCTTGCCGTCCTGCTCAAGGCTTAACACATAGCTTTGTTGATCAAGATTGGGCTGTTGCCGTAATGCGTCGTCACCCACTTAATAAAGGTGATAAAGGTTTTCAGGCTGAAATTACAGACTATATTACCGATAAAGACGATCACTTTGCGCCTTGGTGGGTAACCTTAATGCGTCATCAGCTTGAACGTGATGCGCCTGAAATGGGTGACGAAGCGCTCACATTACATGATACTTTACCTCGTGAAGATCTGACTTCTCTCTCCTTTGTCACTATTGATAGTGCATCAACAGAAGATATGGATGACGCCCTCTTTATTCGTAAAGAAGAGAACGGTCAACTCACACTCTTTATCGCTATTGCGGATCCAACCGCTTATATTCTGCCTAATAGTGAATTAGATAAAATTGCCGCACAACGTGCACTAACTAACTATCTGCCAGGCTTTAATATCCCAATGTTGCCTCGCGAACTGTCAGACAATGTTTGCTCATTACGTCCTAATGAGAAACGTCCTGCATTAGTTTGCCAAGTGAGTATTACCGAAGATGGCTCATTGCTTGAAGATATTCACTTCTATTCTGCGTGGGTAGAATCAAAAGCTAAGCTAGTTTATGACCATATTTCAGATTGGTTAGAAGGTGAAAACACCCAATGGCAACCTGAAAATGAGATTGTTCATGAACAAGTGATGTTATTAAAAGAAATGTGTGAAAAACGTCATGAATGGCGTGAAAAACATGCTCTGGTCTTTAAAGAACGCCCTGATTACCGTTTTATTCTTGATGAAGGCGGCAATGTTTTAGATATCGTTGCAGAAAAACGCCGTATCGCAAACCGTATTGTTGAAGAAGCGATGATCACCGCCAATATCTGTGCAGCAAAAGTACTAGCGAAAAACTTAGGTTTTGGCGTTTACAACGTTCATACAGGCTTTGATCCACTTTATATCGATCAAGTTGTGCAGACATTAAAAGATAACGGTATTGAAACTACATCTGAAAGTTTATTAACGCTTGAAGGTTTCTGCCAATTGCGTCGTGAGCTTGATAATCAGCCAAATCAATTCCTTGATAGCCGTATTCGCCGCTTCCAAAACTTTGCTGAAATCAAAGCTGAGCCAGGTCCTCACTTTGGTTTAGGATTAGAAGCTTACGCAACATGGACTTCACCAATTCGTAAGTACAGTGATATTTTAAATCACCGTTTGCTCAAAGCGATTATCAGCAAAGAAAGTGCTGAAAAACCACAAGAAGAAGATGGTATTCGTATTGCAGAGCGTCGCCGCGCTAATCGTATGGCCGAACGCGATGTGGGTGATTGGTTATATGCGCGTTTCTTAAAACCTTTTGCTGGCACTGAAACACCATTTAATGCCGAAATTATCGATATTACTCGTGGTGGTGTTCGTGTTCGTCTAGTTGAAAATGGTGCTGTTGCCTTTATTCCTGCACCATTCTTACATGCTGTACGTGATGAAATTCAATGTAGCCAAGAAACAGGCACCGTCATTGTGAAAGGTGAAACTGCTTATAAGCTCAATGATATCATTCCTGTACGCATTGAAGATGTGAAGCTGGAAACACGCAATATCGTTGCTCGCCCTATCTAA
- the rsxA gene encoding electron transport complex subunit RsxA, producing the protein MTDYLLLFVGTVLVNNFVLVKFLGLCPFMGVSKKLETAIGMGFATTFVMTLASISSWLMDNFILVPLDLLYLRTLSFILVIAVVVQFTEMVVRKTSPTLYRLLGIFLPLITTNCAVLGVALLNINQAHTFMQSAVYGFGAAVGFSLVMVLFAAIRERLAVANVPAPFKGASIGLITAGLMSLAFMGFSGLVKL; encoded by the coding sequence ATGACTGATTACTTGCTTCTATTCGTCGGCACCGTATTGGTGAATAACTTTGTACTCGTCAAGTTCCTGGGTTTATGCCCATTTATGGGTGTATCAAAAAAATTAGAAACCGCGATTGGTATGGGATTTGCGACGACCTTTGTTATGACGCTCGCCTCGATTAGTTCTTGGCTGATGGATAATTTTATTTTAGTCCCTTTGGACTTACTTTATTTACGCACACTGAGCTTTATCTTAGTTATTGCAGTAGTTGTACAATTCACTGAAATGGTCGTAAGAAAAACAAGCCCGACACTCTATCGTTTGTTAGGGATCTTCTTACCTTTAATTACCACAAACTGTGCCGTCTTAGGTGTTGCGTTATTAAATATCAATCAAGCCCACACCTTTATGCAATCTGCCGTTTATGGTTTTGGTGCAGCCGTCGGTTTCTCTCTTGTAATGGTATTATTTGCCGCCATTAGAGAACGATTAGCGGTCGCCAATGTACCCGCGCCATTTAAAGGTGCTTCAATCGGTTTAATTACCGCAGGTTTAATGTCTCTTGCCTTTATGGGTTTTAGTGGTTTGGTGAAACTGTAA
- a CDS encoding oxidoreductase: protein MTIKLNVGIIGYGYASKTFHAPLITTTEGLNLSAISSSDENKVKQDFPHITVYADPQALINDPSIDLIIIPTPNNTHYSLASQALAKGKHVIVDKPFTLTLEEAEKLTQQATDAGKLLSVFHNRRWDSGFLTVKKLLADKTLGEVSAYEAHFDRFRPTVRQRWREDAGIGGGLWYDLAPHVLDQAICLFGEPKAITADIAQLRPNAKNADYFHALLEYENLRVVLHASMLVASPTPIFAIHGTKGSYVKYGLDTQEDALKAGCLPNQTYNWGMDNSDGELTTLSDSGELETTTLATLSGDYPAYYQQIYRAITLGEENPVTPIQATAIMCLIEAGEISNRLKQTITL, encoded by the coding sequence ATGACAATTAAACTCAATGTTGGAATTATCGGATATGGCTATGCAAGTAAAACCTTTCATGCTCCGCTAATAACAACAACCGAAGGCTTAAATCTTAGTGCAATTTCAAGCTCTGATGAAAATAAAGTTAAACAAGATTTTCCTCATATTACGGTTTATGCAGATCCTCAAGCACTTATTAATGATCCCTCAATAGACTTAATCATTATTCCAACGCCAAATAATACTCACTATTCGCTGGCTTCACAGGCTCTGGCAAAAGGTAAACATGTTATTGTTGATAAACCGTTTACACTGACACTGGAAGAAGCTGAAAAATTAACTCAGCAAGCAACAGATGCTGGTAAACTTCTTTCCGTCTTTCATAATCGTCGTTGGGATTCAGGCTTTTTAACCGTTAAAAAGCTTTTAGCTGATAAAACACTTGGTGAAGTTAGTGCATATGAAGCACATTTTGATCGTTTTCGCCCAACTGTACGTCAACGTTGGCGAGAAGATGCCGGAATTGGAGGCGGGCTTTGGTACGATCTCGCTCCTCATGTTCTTGACCAAGCGATTTGTCTATTTGGTGAACCTAAAGCGATTACTGCTGATATTGCTCAGTTACGCCCTAATGCAAAAAATGCCGATTACTTTCATGCATTACTAGAATATGAAAATCTTAGAGTTGTTCTTCATGCTTCTATGTTAGTTGCGTCTCCAACACCTATTTTTGCTATTCATGGGACAAAAGGAAGTTATGTTAAGTATGGTTTAGATACCCAAGAAGATGCCTTAAAAGCAGGTTGTCTTCCTAACCAAACATATAATTGGGGAATGGATAATAGTGATGGTGAATTAACAACACTGTCAGATTCTGGAGAGTTAGAGACAACAACACTGGCAACACTCTCTGGTGATTACCCAGCTTATTACCAACAAATTTATCGTGCAATTACATTGGGTGAAGAAAACCCTGTTACGCCAATACAAGCAACAGCCATTATGTGTTTGATTGAAGCTGGAGAAATTTCTAATCGTTTAAAACAAACTATTACGCTATAA
- a CDS encoding DUF2569 domain-containing protein yields the protein MKFDLKANTSNNHSGKAPITGWLLAPLAYMILSIIGSGLMSVLYIIKYFSDFSILHQLPFHLISSWYLSALTTWVMFAFTLYLLRQFFYRAQNFPRLFILWLLINLLLAIKSFGFAPVDDQTALKSLLWSVFSTVCFVPYIKYAKRVRETFTQLR from the coding sequence ATGAAATTTGATCTCAAAGCAAACACATCGAATAACCATTCAGGCAAAGCGCCGATTACAGGATGGTTGCTTGCGCCATTGGCGTATATGATTTTGTCGATTATTGGCTCTGGATTGATGTCAGTTCTCTATATTATTAAATATTTTTCAGATTTTTCGATCCTCCACCAGCTTCCTTTTCATTTGATCTCTAGTTGGTATCTTTCTGCATTAACAACATGGGTGATGTTTGCCTTTACGTTATATCTGTTAAGACAATTTTTTTATCGCGCTCAAAATTTTCCACGACTATTTATTTTGTGGTTACTGATTAACTTACTCTTAGCCATTAAAAGCTTTGGTTTTGCTCCTGTTGACGATCAAACAGCGTTAAAATCCCTTCTATGGTCGGTCTTCTCGACAGTCTGTTTTGTGCCTTATATCAAGTATGCTAAGCGTGTTCGTGAAACTTTCACACAACTTCGATAA
- the add gene encoding adenosine deaminase: protein MIDTQLPLTDLHRHLDGNIRPQTILELAKQHNIALPAYELEALRPHVQITKNEPSLVSFLQKLDWGVAVLADLDACHRVAYENVVDVVNAGIDYAELRFSPYYMAMKHQLPVEGVVEAIVDGVQSARQSHDVDIRLIGILSRTFGENACQQELNGLLKHQDKITALDLAGDELGFPGHLFQPHFNRARDTGWNITVHAGEAAGAESIWHAIKELGASRIGHGVKAIEDPRLMDYLAEHQIGIESCLTSNIQTSTINSLAEHPLKIFLEHGIIASLNTDDPAVEGIELKHEYTVAAPAAGLTPEQIRQTQINGLRMAFISQAERDALIKKVSSR, encoded by the coding sequence GTGATTGACACACAGTTGCCTTTAACCGATTTACATCGCCATTTAGATGGTAATATCCGCCCTCAAACTATTTTAGAGTTAGCAAAACAACATAATATTGCGCTACCAGCTTATGAATTAGAAGCATTGCGCCCTCATGTACAAATTACAAAAAATGAGCCAAGCCTTGTTAGCTTTTTACAAAAATTAGATTGGGGGGTGGCGGTTTTAGCTGATTTAGACGCATGTCATCGTGTTGCTTATGAAAACGTAGTAGATGTGGTTAATGCTGGTATCGATTACGCTGAGCTGCGATTCTCACCTTATTATATGGCAATGAAACATCAATTACCGGTTGAAGGTGTCGTGGAAGCCATTGTTGATGGTGTACAAAGCGCACGACAATCACACGATGTAGATATTCGTCTAATCGGTATTTTAAGCCGTACCTTTGGTGAAAACGCCTGCCAACAAGAATTAAATGGCTTACTAAAACATCAAGATAAAATTACAGCGCTTGATTTAGCGGGTGATGAATTAGGTTTTCCTGGTCATTTATTCCAACCTCATTTTAATCGTGCTCGTGATACTGGCTGGAATATTACGGTTCATGCTGGTGAAGCGGCGGGTGCAGAAAGTATCTGGCATGCCATTAAAGAATTGGGTGCAAGTCGTATTGGTCATGGTGTTAAAGCGATTGAAGATCCACGCTTAATGGATTACCTTGCCGAGCACCAAATTGGTATTGAGTCTTGCTTAACGTCAAATATTCAAACCAGTACTATCAATTCATTAGCAGAGCATCCTTTAAAAATATTTTTAGAGCATGGCATTATTGCCTCTCTTAATACCGATGATCCTGCGGTTGAGGGTATTGAGCTAAAACACGAATATACCGTTGCGGCGCCTGCTGCTGGATTAACGCCAGAGCAAATCCGCCAAACACAGATTAATGGCTTAAGAATGGCATTTATTAGCCAAGCAGAACGTGACGCATTAATTAAAAAAGTAAGCTCACGTTAA
- the nth gene encoding endonuclease III — translation MNQAKRIEILTRLRDDNPQPTTELKFDSPFELLISVLLSAQATDVSVNKATAKLYPVANTPQAILNLGVDGLKKYIKTIGLYNTKAENVIKTCQILVDKHNSEVPENREALEALPGVGRKTANVVLNTAFGWPTIAVDTHIFRVSNRTGFAPGKNVNEVEQKLLKVVPAEFKVDCHHWLILHGRYTCIARKPRCGSCIIEDLCEFKEKTDPE, via the coding sequence ATGAATCAAGCAAAACGTATTGAAATTCTAACTCGGTTGCGTGATGACAATCCGCAACCTACGACAGAGCTAAAATTTGACTCTCCGTTTGAACTATTGATCTCCGTGTTACTCTCTGCACAAGCAACCGATGTGAGTGTAAATAAAGCAACAGCCAAGCTTTACCCCGTTGCCAATACACCACAGGCAATACTGAATTTAGGCGTTGATGGTCTTAAGAAATACATTAAAACCATCGGCCTCTATAATACTAAAGCTGAAAATGTGATTAAGACGTGTCAAATCTTAGTTGATAAACATAACAGTGAAGTACCTGAAAACAGAGAAGCCCTAGAAGCCTTACCTGGTGTCGGTCGTAAAACCGCCAATGTCGTTTTAAACACGGCATTTGGCTGGCCAACAATCGCTGTCGATACACATATCTTTAGAGTGAGTAATCGGACAGGTTTTGCCCCAGGTAAAAATGTCAATGAAGTCGAACAAAAACTGTTAAAAGTTGTTCCGGCAGAATTTAAGGTTGATTGTCACCATTGGCTTATTCTTCATGGTCGTTATACCTGCATTGCACGAAAACCACGGTGTGGCTCTTGTATTATCGAAGATCTTTGTGAATTTAAAGAAAAAACAGATCCCGAGTGA
- a CDS encoding bile acid:sodium symporter family protein, with translation MSWWQKLKLDPFLMIMICVVTLATLLPAQGDIKVLFQYLTTGAIALLFFLHGAKLSREAILAGLGHWRLHLTVFASTFILFPILGLGLQVIVPEWMSPTVYMGFLYLCALPATVQSAIAFTSVAGGNVAAAICSASASSILGVFLSPVLVGFLMQTQGSANDFDTTGAIQSILLQLMVPFIIGHLSRPLIGRWVDKHKKLVNRTDRSSILLVVYVAFSEAVVEGIWHKIDGWSLLTIAGVSCILLAIVIFVNVYSARLLGFNKEDEITIVFCGSKKSLANGVPMANVLFPAATVGVMLLPLMIFHQIQLMVCAVLAQRYANQSKRAEKK, from the coding sequence ATGTCTTGGTGGCAAAAATTAAAACTCGATCCTTTTCTCATGATAATGATTTGTGTGGTGACGCTAGCAACGCTACTGCCCGCACAAGGTGATATTAAAGTCTTGTTCCAATATCTTACGACTGGTGCGATAGCACTGCTGTTCTTCTTGCATGGTGCGAAGCTTTCTAGAGAGGCGATATTAGCAGGACTTGGACATTGGCGTTTACATCTTACCGTGTTTGCTAGCACTTTTATTCTTTTCCCAATTCTAGGGCTGGGTTTACAAGTTATTGTGCCTGAATGGATGTCACCCACTGTCTATATGGGTTTTTTATATCTTTGTGCATTACCAGCGACGGTTCAATCTGCCATTGCCTTTACTTCTGTGGCAGGGGGAAATGTCGCAGCTGCTATTTGTAGTGCATCTGCATCTAGTATTCTGGGTGTTTTTCTTTCACCCGTATTAGTCGGTTTTTTAATGCAAACGCAAGGCTCTGCGAATGATTTTGATACTACTGGGGCGATTCAATCGATCTTACTGCAATTGATGGTGCCTTTTATTATTGGTCACTTATCACGCCCTTTAATTGGTCGTTGGGTTGATAAGCATAAGAAATTAGTGAATAGAACGGATCGTTCTTCTATTTTGCTGGTGGTTTATGTGGCATTTAGTGAGGCGGTTGTTGAAGGGATCTGGCATAAAATTGACGGTTGGTCACTATTAACGATTGCGGGAGTGAGTTGTATTCTGTTAGCGATTGTTATTTTTGTGAACGTGTACAGTGCAAGATTGCTTGGATTTAATAAAGAAGATGAAATCACTATTGTTTTTTGTGGATCTAAAAAGAGCTTAGCAAATGGTGTACCTATGGCGAATGTGTTATTTCCAGCAGCAACTGTTGGGGTAATGTTATTGCCATTAATGATCTTCCATCAGATCCAATTAATGGTTTGTGCTGTGTTAGCGCAGCGCTATGCCAATCAAAGTAAAAGAGCAGAGAAAAAATAA